The following are encoded in a window of Bos indicus isolate NIAB-ARS_2022 breed Sahiwal x Tharparkar chromosome 7, NIAB-ARS_B.indTharparkar_mat_pri_1.0, whole genome shotgun sequence genomic DNA:
- the NR2C2AP gene encoding nuclear receptor 2C2-associated protein, with protein sequence MAHSLVCPETVSRVSSVLNRNTRQFGKKHLFDLDEETCWNSDQGPSQWVTLEFPQCICVSQLQIQFQGGFSSRQGRLEGSLESEALSKIVDFYPEDNNSLQTFPVPPAEVDRLKVTFEDTTDFFGRVVIYHLRVLGKKKE encoded by the exons ATGGCCCACTCTTTGGTTTGTCCAGAGACAGTGAGCAG GGTGAGTTCGGTGCTGAATCGGAACACCAGGCAGTTTGGCAAGAAGCATCTGTTCGACCTGGACGAGGAGACGTGTTGGAACTCGGACCAG GGTCCCTCCCAGTGGGTAACACTGGAGTTCCCCCAGTGCATCTGTGTCTCCCAGCTGCAGATCCAGTTCCAGGGGGGCTTCTCCAGTCGCCAGGGCCGCCTGGAAG GTTCTCTGGAGAGTGAGGCTCTTAGCAAGATTGTGGATTTTTACCCTGAGGACAACAACTCGCTTCAG ACCTTCCCAGTGCCACCTGCTGAGGTGGACCGGctgaaggtgacatttgaggacACCACTGATTTCTTTGGCCGAGTGGTCATCTATCACCTACGTGTGCTAGGGAAGAAGAAGGAGTGA